One genomic window of Arachis hypogaea cultivar Tifrunner chromosome 8, arahy.Tifrunner.gnm2.J5K5, whole genome shotgun sequence includes the following:
- the LOC112706656 gene encoding dicarboxylate transporter 1, chloroplastic — MASSVVLTTVFSTVPSLRPSSHHHPTPSLSYPLKRHRFTPPLQHSFNVSTKYNWSRKKLSNLSSTVRASTAGASVNPAPAPAWQGAAIKPLLASIATGVILWLAPVPSGVSKNAWQLLAIFLATIVGIITQPLPLGAVALLGLGISVLTKTLTFAAAFSGFGDPIPWLICFAFFFAKGFIKTGLGNRIAYQFVSLFGSSSLGLGYSLVFSEALLAPAIPSVSARAGGIFLPLVKSLCTACGSNPGDGTERRLGAWLSLTCFQTSVISSAMFLTGMAANPLCANLTQSSINQTIGWLDWAKAAIVPGLVSLVLVPLILYIIYPPTLKSSPDAPKLARQKLQSMGPMSSNEKIMTATLLLTVGLWVFGGVLNIDAVTAAILGLAVLLVSGVVTWKECLGEGVAWDTLTWFAALIAMAAYLNKYGLIAWFSQTVVKFVGGLGLSWQLSFGILVLLYFYSHYFFASGAAHIGAMFTAFLSVATALGTPPFFGAMVLSFLSNLMGGLTHYGIGSAPVFYGANYVPLAQWWGYGLLISIVNILIWLGLGGVWWKAIGLW; from the exons ATGGCTTCCTCCGTAGTTCTAACCACCGTCTTTTCCACTGTTCCTTCTCTCCGACCCTCCTCACACCACCACCCAACTCCATCACTCTCCTATCCTCTAAAACGCCACCGGTTCACTCCGCCGCTCCAACACTCCTTCAACGTCAGCACCAAATACAATTGGAGCAGGAAAAAACTATCCAATTTAAGTAGTACAGTCAGAGCTTCAACTGCCGGAGCTTCTGTAAATCCAGCACCGGCACCGGCATGGCAAGGAGCAGCCATAAAGCCTCTCCTAGCTTCCATAGCCACTGGAGTTATCCTCTGGTTAGCTCCCGTCCCCAGCGGCGTGTCCAAAAATGCTTGGCAGCTGCTGGCAATTTTCCTGGCCACCATCGTTGGAATCATCACTCAGCCACTGCCACTCGGTGCGGTGGCGCTGTTAGGCCTCGGCATCTCGGTCCTCACAAAAACCCTGACGTTCGCGGCAGCGTTCTCAGGTTTCGGCGATCCCATCCCCTGGCTCATCTGCTTCGCTTTCTTCTTCGCCAAAGGATTCATCAAGACCGGCCTTGGAAACCGCATCGCGTACCAGTTCGTCTCCCTCTTCGGTAGCTCCTCGCTAGGGTTAGGTTACAGCCTGGTGTTCAGCGAAGCCTTGCTTGCGCCGGCGATTCCATCGGTTTCAGCGAGAGCCGGCGGGATCTTCCTGCCGCTAGTGAAGTCTCTGTGCACCGCGTGTGGTAGTAACCCCGGCGACGGAACAGAGAGGAGGCTAGGTGCGTGGTTATCGTTGACGTGTTTCCAGACTTCAGTAATATCTTCGGCTATGTTCCTGACGGGGATGGCGGCTAACCCTCTGTGCGCGAATCTGACTCAAAGCTCAATCAATCAAACAATTGGTTGGTTGGATTGGGCCAAAGCCGCCATTGTTCCAGGTTTAGTGTCGTTGGTGTTAGTCCCTTTGATATTATACATCATTTACCCGCCAACTCTGAAATCAAGCCCCGATGCTCCCAAGCTTGCGCGTCAGAAGTTGCAGAGCATGGGTCCTATGTCTTCTAATGAGAAGATTATGACTGCTACCTTACTTCTTACg GTGGGACTTTGGGTGTTTGGAGGAGTTCTTAACATAGATGCTGTAACTGCTGCGATTCTTGGATTAGCGGTACTCCTTGTTTCAGGGGTTGTTACTTGGAAAGAGTGCTTAGGAGAAGGAGTTGCATGGGATACTCTCACTTGGTTTGCTGCTCTCATTGCAATGGCTGCCTACTTAAATAAATATGGCCTCATTGCTTGGTTCAGCCAAACTGTAGTCAag TTTGTGGGAGGATTAGGTCTGTCATGGCAACTATCATTTGGGATTCTAGTACTTTTGTATTTCTACTCGCATTACTTCTTTGCAAGTGGAGCTGCTCATATCGGTGCCATGTTCACTGCCTTCCTCTCTGTAGCCACTGCGTTGGGGACTCCTCCATTCTTTGGAGCCATGGTGCTATCATTCCTGTCCAACCTCATGGGTGGTCTTACCCACTATGGAATTGGCTCGGCTCCTGTATTCTATGGAGCCAACTATGTGCCCCTTGCTCAATGGTGGGGCTATGGCTTGCTTATCAGTATCGTTAATATTCTTATCTGGTTGGGTCTtgggggtgtttggtggaaaGCTATTGGCTTGTGGTAA